A genomic stretch from Chaetodon auriga isolate fChaAug3 chromosome 17, fChaAug3.hap1, whole genome shotgun sequence includes:
- the LOC143334806 gene encoding cholecystokinin-like, translating to MTAGLCVCVVLAVLCTSCLGLPFSSQLLDEGQRSISVPSEALLEVDTHTLGEPHLQHSRSVPQLKALPLAEEDADSRANLSELLARLISSRKGSVRRNSTVNSRGNGLSANHRIADRDYIGWMDFGRRSAEEYEYSS from the exons ATGActgcagggctgtgtgtgtgtgtcgtgctGGCAGTCCTGTGTACGAGCTGTTTGGGGCTCCCTTTCTCCTCCCAGCTCCTTGACGAGGGCCAGCGCTCAATCTCCGTTCCCTCTGAAG CTCTCCTTGAGGTTGACACCCACACCTTGGGAGAGCCCCATCTCCAACACAGCCGCTCTGTCCCCCAGCTGAAAGCTCTTCCTCTGGCTGAGGAGGATGCAGACTCCCGAGCCAACCTCAGCGAGCTGCTGGCCAGACTCATCTCCTCCAGGAAAG GTTCTGTGCGCAGAAACTCCACGGTGAACAGCAGAGGCAACGGGCTGAGTGCCAACCACCGGATAGCAGACAGGGACTACATAGGGTGGATGGATTTTGGCCGCCGCAGCGCAGAGGAGTACGAGTACTCCTCGTAA